Within the Senegalia massiliensis genome, the region TTTTCATCTGGATTTATTCTAAATGAGATAGAATCTCCTTTCTCAGAAATAAAATTATAAAGATGCAAGTATTCCCTTTTCTTAGTTTCTTTATCTAACATATGAAATCATCTCCTAATTATTTATATGTTATATTTTTACCCAATTATATTATTAATATTTAGTTTAATCTAACATCTTTTGTATTTAAAAATATAATAATGCTAAAGATAGTACTAATTACTAACGCAATTGGTATTATATAAAAAGAACCATAAGTTCCAATAATATCATTAAAATATCCTATTAAAAAGTTTACAATCATACTTATACCAGATGCAATAGAAACAACTATACCTGTTACAAACGAACTATTATTTGGAAAAACTTTTGATATAGTTACAACTATTGTAGGAAATACTATTGAAAAAAATATACCTGAAAAAGATATTATTATGAGACCTTTAGAACCTAAAAGTAGTCCACTTGTATATAAAATAGTTGCAAAAAATAAAGATATCATAACAGATTTAAAATGTCCAACTTTTTCTACAACAAAGCCTCCAAAAAACCTTCCTATTGTAAATATGCCTAAAAATACTGAAGAATATAAAGCAGATTTATTCTCATTAAAATTATATGTAGTTTGCATAAAATTAATAAACCAATTTCCCGTACTCATTTCAGCAGATATGTAAAGACCTAGTGCTAGTATATAAAAATATGTCATTTTATTTTTAAGTATAATATTCCAATTAATACTTTTCTCAACTTCATCTTTGTTTTTTTCGGGTATTTTTATAATAAAAGAAATTAAAAAAGCAATTAAAAATAAAAATATTAATATCATATAAATTGTTCTAAAACTAAAACCTTCATATAACATATATCCTGAACCTCTTTGTGTAATTGTAGCACCTACACCATAAAAAGAATGAATCATGTTCATAAGTATTGCTTGAAATGAAATAGCTAGTAAAGGTATAAGTGTATTTATACTTATTACTATAAGTGAAACTCCCATATTTATAATAAACATTCCAATTAAAAGAACAATAAAATTTGGTGAGTAAAACAATAAAATTAAAGAAATAATACAAGATGCCATTCCGATTTTCAAAACTTTCTTTTGACCTATTTTATCACACAATATACCACCTATAAATGTAAATGTCATATATCCTAAAGAAGATATAATTAACATTAATCCCATAGAAGTATCATCTACTCCAAATTCTTTTTTAAAAACTGGTATAAAAACTCCTCTTACATTGTCTCCCATTGAAACTAATATCATTAACAAAAAAAGAAAGCCTATAGTTTTTTTATTTTTTATACTTTGCAAAAAAAACCCCTCCACATCCATCTTATTTATTATAACATATTATTTAAGATTAAATAAACTAATATAGGGTAACTTTATATTAGAAATTATTAGGAGGTGTATTATGGATTTAGTTTATGAAAAAAGCAGTGAAAAATCTTTAGAAGAAGCACTTGAATCATTAGAAAAAAACTTAAAAGATAATAATTTTGGTGTTCTTTGGAAACTTAATTTTAAAGATAAGTTAGAAGAAAAAGGTCTAGAATTTAAAGATGATTTTGTAGTGCTTGAAGTGTGTAATCCTAAACAAGCAAAAGATGTATTACAAACAAATATCCATATTGGCTACATTTTACCTTGTAAAATGGTAGTTAGATCTGAGGATAATAAAACATACATTGGTATGACAAGACCAGAAAAATTAATAGGTTTATTTGATATACCTACATTAGATAGTGTTGCAAAAGAAGTAGAAAAATCTTTAAAAAATGCAATAGAACTCTCTATTTAAATAAAGCTCTGCATATGCAGAGCTTTATTTAAATAGACTTTCTAATTTCTTATCAATTAAAAAACTATAAATTATTATTGGTATTAGTAAACTAAATATAATTGTAAGTGAACTTCTAATGCCATAATTTTTAATAGATAATACAGATAGTATAACAATAAATATTATAGCAATTACATCTGATATTAGAGCTATAACTCTTCCCCATTTTCTAAGTAAAAACATACCTATACCTCCTATAAAAAGGAGTATAGAATATGCTAATATAATCCAACTTAAAAAATCATTTAAATTAGGTGTTAACAAGTAGAAAAATAAAAATATACTGATTATAATCATAAATAGCCCAATTATTTTAATTTGTAATTTATCTGTAAGTCCAAAATTATTCAATATATATCCCCCTTGTATAATAAATTTAACTTTTTCTATTAGCTCTTTTTCTTTTTACTTTATCCAATATTTTTTTTCTTAATCTAATATTTTCTGGTGTTATTTCAACAAGTTCATCATCTTCTATAAATTCTAGAGCTTCTTCTAAACTAAATTCAATTGGTGGTACAAGTCTAAGTGCTTCTTCCGACCCTGAAGCTCTCATACTTGTAAGATGTTTTTTCTTATTTACATTTATATCTATATCTTGAGTTTTGGAATTCATTCCAACTATCATACCTTCATATACTTCTGTTCCTGGATGAATAAATAAATTTCCTCTATCTTGAACGTGATACATTCCATATGTGACAGAAGTTCCTGTTTCAGATGCTACAAGTGAACCTCTACTTCTGGTTGGAATATCGCCTTTAAATCTTTCATATCCATCAAATATTGAGTTCATTATACCATTACCCTTAGTGTCAGTCATAAATTCTGATCTATATCCAATAAGCCCACGTGCTGGTATAGAAAATATAAGTCTAGTATATCCACCTTCAGATGGAACCATATTTACCATTTCACCTTTTCTTTTACCTAATTTTTCAATTACATTTCCCATAAATTCTTCAGGTACATCAATTGTTACAAGTTCCATTGGCTCATGTTTTTTATTGTCTATTGTTCTATATAATACTTTTGGCTTAGATACCATAAATTCATAACCTTGTCTTCTCATAGTCTCTATTAATATAGATAAATGAAGTTCTCCTCTACCTGAGACAACAAAAGAATCAGGAGAATCTGTTTCTTCAACTCTTAAACTTACATCAGTATGAAGTTCTTTAAAAAGTCTTTCTCTTAGCTGTCTAGATGTAACATACTTTCCTTCTCTACCTGCAAAAGGTCCATTGTTTACAGAAAAAACCATAGATATAGTTGGTTCAGATATTTCTACAAATGGTAAAGCTTCAGGGTTTTCTACATCACAAATAGTATCTCCAATACTTATTCCTTCAACTCCAGCAATAGCAATTATACTGCCAGCTCTTGCATTATCTACAACAGTTCTGTTTAACCCTTCAAACTCAAATAATTTTGTTATTTTTATTTTTTGCTTTTTTCCTTCATCAAGTTTATTAACTATAACTGCTTCTTGATTTGTTTTTATAGTTCCTCTTTCAACTTTCCCAATTCCTATACGTCCTACATATTCATTATAATCTATAGTAGATATCAAAACTTGTAAGTCATCTTTTTCATCTACTTCTGGGGCAGGAATATTTTTTATGATGCTTTTAAATAAAAATTCCATATTATCTTCTTGTTTATTTATATCTAATGAAGAAGTTCCTTCCTTTGCAGAGGTAAATACTACAGGGAATTCAATTTGTTCTTCACTGGCATCTAATTCAATGAAT harbors:
- a CDS encoding MFS transporter — translated: MQSIKNKKTIGFLFLLMILVSMGDNVRGVFIPVFKKEFGVDDTSMGLMLIISSLGYMTFTFIGGILCDKIGQKKVLKIGMASCIISLILLFYSPNFIVLLIGMFIINMGVSLIVISINTLIPLLAISFQAILMNMIHSFYGVGATITQRGSGYMLYEGFSFRTIYMILIFLFLIAFLISFIIKIPEKNKDEVEKSINWNIILKNKMTYFYILALGLYISAEMSTGNWFINFMQTTYNFNENKSALYSSVFLGIFTIGRFFGGFVVEKVGHFKSVMISLFFATILYTSGLLLGSKGLIIISFSGIFFSIVFPTIVVTISKVFPNNSSFVTGIVVSIASGISMIVNFLIGYFNDIIGTYGSFYIIPIALVISTIFSIIIFLNTKDVRLN
- a CDS encoding DUF302 domain-containing protein, whose translation is MDLVYEKSSEKSLEEALESLEKNLKDNNFGVLWKLNFKDKLEEKGLEFKDDFVVLEVCNPKQAKDVLQTNIHIGYILPCKMVVRSEDNKTYIGMTRPEKLIGLFDIPTLDSVAKEVEKSLKNAIELSI
- the typA gene encoding translational GTPase TypA; translated protein: MRNKREDIRNIAIIAHVDHGKTTLVDELLKQSGIFRKNENIKERVMDSNDLERERGITILSKNTAVEYNGTKINIIDTPGHADFGGEVERVLKMVSGVVLVVDAFEGPMPQTKFVLKKALELDLPVIVAINKIDRPEARPEKVIDEVLDLFIELDASEEQIEFPVVFTSAKEGTSSLDINKQEDNMEFLFKSIIKNIPAPEVDEKDDLQVLISTIDYNEYVGRIGIGKVERGTIKTNQEAVIVNKLDEGKKQKIKITKLFEFEGLNRTVVDNARAGSIIAIAGVEGISIGDTICDVENPEALPFVEISEPTISMVFSVNNGPFAGREGKYVTSRQLRERLFKELHTDVSLRVEETDSPDSFVVSGRGELHLSILIETMRRQGYEFMVSKPKVLYRTIDNKKHEPMELVTIDVPEEFMGNVIEKLGKRKGEMVNMVPSEGGYTRLIFSIPARGLIGYRSEFMTDTKGNGIMNSIFDGYERFKGDIPTRSRGSLVASETGTSVTYGMYHVQDRGNLFIHPGTEVYEGMIVGMNSKTQDIDINVNKKKHLTSMRASGSEEALRLVPPIEFSLEEALEFIEDDELVEITPENIRLRKKILDKVKRKRANRKS